A single window of Periophthalmus magnuspinnatus isolate fPerMag1 chromosome 22, fPerMag1.2.pri, whole genome shotgun sequence DNA harbors:
- the tpo gene encoding thyroid peroxidase, with the protein MAFWISFLLIFMHVPYLTGRQFNSTTVKDLLVSSYQESLEIVDEALFHSRQRRSSSVSMFLRQAEPQTQKVSRAAEVFQTTLQVLKTRVRRRYRREVRVAELLVWEDVALMSELSQCPPTPLPSECQDHHNYRSINGLCNNRQNPLWGAANSALVRWLPAEYEDGEREPKGWNSLRLHNGFPLPSVWEVSKTILRSTIKPREDEYSQLLVDWGQYIDHDITFTPQTTSMTCLNTCQNVHPCFPIKTGDGCMPFHRSSPACCSGPDLSQTLQRQQLNSITSFIDASVVYGHNTELQASLRGPDGKLSVHQEFSDSRGRPYLPPVPSSPSGCLQDVRQRGGFRVECFHAGDSRVNEGLPLTALHTLWLREHNRVAQELRVLNAHWSSETVYQETRKIIGAMHQIITMRSYIPKIIGPVAYEYHIGQYKGYDPTVNPSASNVFATAAFRFGHATISPILPRLNQSFQEHEHFPNLRLHQTFFSPWRIVKEGGIEPVLRGLIGTAAPAAHADMLLTEELTDRLIVLNIPQQMDLAALNLQRGRDHALPGYNKWRSLCGLEPVRTLKDFSEVVGDETVAKKILGLYKHPDNIDVWLGGLVEKFLPGSRTGPLFSCLVAKQMRLLRDGDRFWWEAAGQFVQQQKTELLKTSLSRLICDNSDITQVCPDSFRLCKYPS; encoded by the exons ATGGCCTTTTGGATTAGTTTTCTCCTTATTTTTATGCATGTACCTTATCTGACTGGCAGACAATTTAACT CCACAACCGTGAAAGATCTGCTTGTTTCATCATATCAAGAAAGTCTGGAAATTGTAGATGAAGCGTTATTTCACTCCAGACAAAG ACGGAGCTCAAGCGTGTCCATGTTCTTGCGCCAAGCTGAGCCACAGACCCAGAAGGTGTCCCGAGCCGCAGAGGTTTTTCAGACGACTCTGCAAGTGCTCAAGACCAGAGTGAGACGGAGGTACAGGAGAGAGGTCAGAGTGGCAG AGCTGCTGGTGTGGGAGGACGTAGCACTGATGTCAGAGCTGTCCCAGTGTCCCCCAACTCCACTCCCCTCTGAGTGCCAGGACCACCACAACTACAGAAGCATCAATGGACTCTGCAACAACAG GCAAAACCCTCTCTGGGGAGCAGCCAACAGCGCGCTGGTCAGATGGCTTCCAGCAGAATATgaggatggggagagagaaCCCAAAGGCTGGAACTCACTGCGACTCCACAACGGATTTCCACTTCCCTCG GTGTGGGAGGTTAGTAAGACCATCCTGAGGAGTACTATTAAACCCAGAGAGGACGAGTACTCTCAGCTTCTGGTGGACTGGGGCCAATACATCGACCACGACATCACCTTCACCCCCCAAACTACCAGCATGACCTGCCTCAACACATGTCAAAATGTGCATCCGTGTTTTCCCATAAAG ACAGGTGATGGCTGCATGCCCTTCCACCGCTCATCCCCAGCCTGCTGCTCTGGTCCTGACCTGAGCCAAACTCTCCAGCGGCAGCAGCTGAACTCCATCACCTCCTTCATCGACGCCTCTGTAGTGTACGGCCATAACACGGAGCTGCAGGCCTCTCTGCGGGGACCCGATGGAAAACTGTCTGTCCACCAGGAGTTCAGTGACTCCAGAGGGCGCCCGTACCTGCCCCCTgtgccctcctccccctccggTTGTCTGCAGGACGTCCGGCAGAGAGGGGGGTTCAGGGTGGAGTGCTTTCACGCGGGGGACAGTCGGGTGAATGAAGGCCTGCCCCTCACCGCTCTGCACACGCTATGGCTCAGAGAACACAACCGCGTCGCACAGGAGCTGAGAGTCCTTAACGCTCACTGGAGCTCAGAGACTGTGTACCAGGAGACGCGCAAGATCATCGGAGCAATGCACCAG ATCATAACCATGAGGAGCTACATTCCTAAGATTATTGGTCCGGTGGCGTATGAATACCACATTGGGCAGTACAAAGGATACGACCCGACGGTTAACCCTTCAGCCTCCAATGTGTTTGCCACAGCTGCGTTCCGCTTCGGCCACGCCACCATCTCTCCCATCCTGCCTAGACTCAACCAAAGCTTCCAAGAACATGAGCATTTTCCCAATCTGAGGCTGCACCAAACGTTCTTCAGCCCCTGGAGGATAGTAAAAGAGG GCGGGATTGAGCCGGTCCTGAGAGGTCTAATTGGGACAGCGGCTCCAGCTGCTCATGCGGACATGCTACTGACAGAGGAGCTCACCGACAGACTGATCGTTCTCAATATCCCCCAACAAATGGACCTGGCAGCACTTAACCTACAGAGAGGACGCGATCACGCTCTGCCAG GATACAACAAGTGGCGAAGCTTGTGCGGGCTGGAGCCTGTGAGAACATTAAAGGACTTCTCTGAGGTTGTGGGAGATGAAACCGTTGCCAAGAAGATCCTGGGTCTGTACAAACACCCTGACAACATTGATGTGTGGCTTGGAGGACTTGTTGAAAAGTTTCTTCCAGGTTCAAGAACTGGTCCTCTTTTTTCATGTTTGGTAGCAAAGCAGATGAGATTGCTTCGTGATGGCGATAG GTTCTGGTGGGAGGCTGCTGGTCAATTTGTTCAGCAGCAGAAAACGGAGCTTTTGAAAACATCCCTGTCTCGGCTCATTTGTGACAACAGTGATATCACACAAGTTTGTCCTGATTCCTTCAGGCTATGCAAATATCCATCT